The Pukyongia salina genome segment TGTGTCTTCCTTATCGCATGCCAACTCAACACCGATACTGCTGGTTTCGGATGTTACGGTAGCCTGTATCCTTTTCTGATTGGCTCCATAACCAAGCTGACATAAAGAATATTTGTTGAGTCTTATCCACGGAATACCTCTGCTTGCTGCTTCTTCAACAATAGAACCCGTACTTGGTCCTAATCGCGACGCTTCCCTTAATTCCCGCATTTTCTGAATATCCGGTTCCAGATCGTATTCCTCTCCATTGATCAAGGCTTCACAAATACTTACCGAAGCCTTGGCGGCATAACGTCCCACGTTCTCTTCTATATAGGAAAAGACAACATTATAAACGCCTTTTTCACCATAACCCCTTGTGCGTCCAAAACCAGTATCCATTCCCGCGAGTGTTTGTATTTCAAGGGCAATGTGCTCTATAATATGTCCCATCCAGGTTCCTTCTTCTACGCGCTGAAAGAAACCACCGGGCGTTCCCACCGAACAGCGATGTTCGTACATCGTAGGAAACATAGCCTCCAGTCGCTCCCTAAATCCATCGATCTTATTGGACGGCATCTCCTCCATCTCTTCCAGATCAAGGACCATTACTATTAATTTATGTCTTCTAACAGACCAGTAGTTAGGTCCTCTCATTGCATTTATTTCACGTATTCTCATTTGGATTGGCTGTTATTTATTTATTAGGAAAGAAGATAAATATATAATTTTTATTACAACAAAACCCGTATTTTTGCCGCAATAAATTGATTGTATGAAGGCTAAAGGAATATTGATACCTATTGGAGGAAATGAAGATAAGGGTATTGAAACATCAGATTATCACAAACTCGAATATATTGAGGAAGGAATACTCGCCAGGGTGGTAAAAGAAAGTGGAGGAACGGGCGCTAATATTGTCGTTATTCCAACCGCTTCCAGCTATCCCGTCGAGGTGGGTGAGAATTATCTTAAGGCATTCCGGAAACTGGGCTGTGAGAAGGTTACTGTCCTCGATATTAGAAAACGTAAGGAAGCAGAAGATCAACTTAATCTTGACTTAATACGGAATGCAGACTGCGTTATGTTCTCGGGGGGAGACCAGTCTAAGATCACTAAGATCATTGGCGACACCACCATGCACGACCTTTTACTGGATAAATACCACAATCAACCCTTTGTTATTGCAGGTACCAGCGCAGGAGCCATGTGTATGGCCAGGGAAATGATCGCAGGTGGAAGCAGTACAGAAGCCTTTTTTAAGGGTGCAGTAATTATGCGAAAAGGGATGGGCTTTGTTCCTGATCTTGTTATCGATTCGCATTTTATCCGTCGAGGCAGATTTGGCAGATTGGCTGAAGCTGTTGCCAAATTCCCACACTTAATAGGAGTTGGACTAGCTGAGGACACTGGCCTGGTGATAAAAAATTGCAATACCTTCGAAGTGATAGGGTCCGGAATGGTGATTCTCTTCGACCCAAGGAAACTAAAGCACAATAATGAGAAGATCCTTGATGCGGGAACACCTATGTCTCTAATCAA includes the following:
- a CDS encoding cyanophycinase, yielding MKAKGILIPIGGNEDKGIETSDYHKLEYIEEGILARVVKESGGTGANIVVIPTASSYPVEVGENYLKAFRKLGCEKVTVLDIRKRKEAEDQLNLDLIRNADCVMFSGGDQSKITKIIGDTTMHDLLLDKYHNQPFVIAGTSAGAMCMAREMIAGGSSTEAFFKGAVIMRKGMGFVPDLVIDSHFIRRGRFGRLAEAVAKFPHLIGVGLAEDTGLVIKNCNTFEVIGSGMVILFDPRKLKHNNEKILDAGTPMSLINLKTHVLANGDRFNLNKKKVKVLPMEAPFV